Within Quercus lobata isolate SW786 chromosome 5, ValleyOak3.0 Primary Assembly, whole genome shotgun sequence, the genomic segment GCACATTTTTTTAGCATGGTTTAGGTGTTATTATTGAAGCTGTTGCCCAGCTTTCTCCATCAATCTAGCCATACACTCTTGCCAATCTGAAATCTTCTCATCTCCATTGACCACCTATAGTCACAAAAAGCAAAGAACATCTGATGACccagttttcaagaaaatgaagTAGAAAATAACATGGTTGAAATAAATTATAAGGGGTTGTTTATTGTGGACAAGAAAATCATTTCACTGCTCTAGTATTGTCTTTGAAATGGGTCGACTACATATTCTCAAACTATTTTCTAGTTTACAACTTGTTTTAGTATATACCAATTTGTTGATGACTTCTCATAGCTATGACTCTGTCTTTGTTGTTTTACCTTCAAAGAAGTGTATATGACCATATGTTAGACCGGAACCTAGAACTAAACGGCTGGTCCAATGCATGAAACATGCCAGGCAGGATTGATTCATATGGTTCAACATGATAATAAAGGTAACCATTAAGCAGTTGCCTATAGCTTATGCATTAAAGGAGTTTCATTTGTCACATTTATACAACAGTTCGACCAATCAAATCAGTTTCATTCAATAAATTTGATTCAGTATATGTTTACCAACCTCAAATATAAATCCTCTTTGTGGGACTGCATCAAGTGCTTGCACACAAATAAAGGCAGCATCCTCCTTGCTAAGATTTCCTCTCGCAGCACTACCCTGTTATGAAGAACATTAAATGAAGTTTGATACTCAGCAACAGCAATAGAACAGACCTCATTATTGTTATCTTGTAaggtaattttgttaatatccATCAGATGCTTGCCAATTCCCTAAAATTTTCAGTTAGAATCAAAATTTCAAGGGCCCATGAGATCAGATTGAAGAAATAAGTTTGATAGAATGATCTATCTTCAAAGAAACAagatttatttttccttttttctgtGCATCAAAAGGGGGTCTATGTTTGGGCTAGAAATGAAGAGAAGGGTCTATAATTGATTGTCTTTAGTATAACATTAAAATGTTTTGCCTAAATGCTTATGGACAATAACTAAAGCACTTTTGTTTAGTGAAACCAAATAACTTCAATGTCTACAATCAGTTTTTGTGATGACTATATTTGCtcgagaaagactccatggaaACAATAAGTTCTGGCACCCTAAAGCTATAGAGAACAAAATGGGACAATTCACCACCCTGCAATTTCCTGATGACCAATGAAAAAGGTCTCCTACAGCAATCGTGTCACtgctaaaagcctaaaacacATTGCAATGACCAACACATGAAGCTGTCTCTGTGTCTCATAAgtaaattcttttttaatagtggGTAGAATTTGCTCCATTATTTGATGACTTATGAGCAAACAGCCTTAAGAATCTTATACATAGAAAATGGTAGTTGCTCTTATGCTTCTCAATAATCATCTgttgagagagaaaggaagTAAATATAACGCAGTCCAAAAAACTAGAAACAGCATGGTGAATAATGTTAGGTATGTAAGGAGACTGCACAAAACACAGCAATGCCTGTTGAGCAAGATTTCCTCATGAATCTgacatattatttcttttccaaaCAACTGATTTGAGTAACTGAAAACCTGGGATGCACGGACGCGGCATCCAGCCCAGCGCACCCGCGTCCGACGCGGCGGGACGCGGCGACACGGGAGGGACGCCGCAGACCGCGCATCCGTGCCGCGTCGTGCCGCGTCCCGCCACGTGGCAGCTCCCAAATCGGGCCGACGCGGCTGAAATCAGCGCCGACGCAGCCCAAATCAGTCCGTATCGGCCATATCAGTCAATATCGGCCGGCGACCGATACGGCCGAAACAGGCCGGAATCTGCCGAAACAGGCCAGAATCAGCCGAAACAGGCCGAAATCGGCCGTGAAAATCGCCGGAGAGGCCGAAATTCTGACCTCAGATGCGTTTCttgccttattctttctttgttttgtgaatcaagtatattaatgtgttttttaagaatattttaatagtaaaaatatatagaaaatataaataaaaataattttaataattttttaatcgccgagtcccgccgcacccgcaccctactttttcaaaaattgtcgagtcccgcacccgcacccgagtcccgaaacgcacccgtgcttcatagctGAAAACCAAGCACCATAGATTCAATTCTATCCTATTCATGGTAAAAGGAGAAGAGTAATACCTCCTCAAAGCTAAAACCTTGTTGTCCACCTGGAGTGCTTTGTAACAATCCAGCCCTGACGATAGTGTAAGGGATTCCTGAGGCCATCAGCAACGATTCATCTTGCTCAGCTAATTTTCTTGCATTGCTTTTCATGAGAGCTTGAATGCCACCAGAACCTCTATAAGCAGACAACTGCAACCTTATCAAACCACAATAACAAACAAGAATTTACTTAAATTGATGATGTTTCATGTTTAGACAAGCACACCAAAGAAGAAGACAGATACCTGAGATAAGAGAACTACATGTTGCACCCCTTTCAAGCCCTCAACATTGGATAAGAAACCTTCCTGACAAAACATTAAACAGAATACTTAAGTAGATAGGAAAGATGACCTTAAATAATAGGAATGCCCTGAAGTGGTAGAGAAGCAATTAATCTAcgaataaataattttatataattaagcTGTTGCAAAtataaccaatatatatatatatatatatgacttttGCATGGACAGCTAAAGCTTGTATGGTTTGAGTTTCAACAAAATCACTGAAACAAGGAGACTTTTTTCTGTTATGGAAATGCCAATATCTAAATGCCAGATTATTGTAAATGTTTTAGAGACAAATTCTCGTGGCACATTGGATGCTCTTTTGTGGCCATGGCAGTGTGGCACCATATCTAATATCCATTTTAAACATTGACACTTCTGCCATTTAGTGTTAGTGTATGCCAGCTTCATAAAGATTTTGGTTTTGGCATATTCATCACCTaaaggattttttattttttaagtcagCTTTTAGCTTTCCAATATGAAAGCTTACTTAAGCTAATTAAATGAGAAGACCAGGGGCACTAGGACAACATGAATCACAAAGATAACAAGGATGGAAGACTCAACGCCAAATAGCACAATTGGTTGGGGACCATGGTTCATTAAGCTAAGGTCACCAGTTTGAATCTCCCATTTCCTTTTCCTTGAAGccaaaacttatcaaaaaaaaaggtgggggggggggggggttgtgaAAGATGGAGGATTCAAATCTAAGCATTAAAAGGGTCAGAAAGAGTATACATTTGGCAAACTACACAACCTCATAAAGTCATAAGTATACAACTTTGTATGGTCATTATAGCTTATCCAATGAAATAGAATTCATAAATCAATAAGAAAGATTCAGATATGCATACATTTGGGCATATTATTGTGCGAACCCCTCTTAGAGCTTTCTTTAAGAATTTTTTGTCACTTGCATCTCCAACCATTGACTGCATAGAACATCACAACCCGTAATCTATCTTTctcaaatgaaaagaaagatttGGGAAAGCGACTGCCAAGATAAACATGACCTCCTAGAAGTAATTTTAGCAAAAGTAGAAATCCACCCACCTCAACATAAGTTCCAAAGGCTTCAAGTGCAGCCTGCTTGTCCTTTACCAGTGCTTTAACTCGAGTTCTTTTGACAATCAAGGACAATATTACCATCTACATAAGCTAGATAAACCAAGGCTCAGAATTCATACACTGTAAGCCAATCTAAACGCCTACACACTACACAGAAAGTTATGCTCATCACGGAATATGTGAGGTATATCAGTATATAAAATTGACTAGGCCTCCAATTGCCTAGATATATATGGGTGCAAGTTACAGTAATAAGCATATAGAAGTATAAAGATAGCAGTTATCAAGTGGCATTTTGAAACTCATAAAGTAATCAAAATACCATGTTTTCAAGCAATAAAATATTGCTCATGTTGATTCACTTGTTAACAACAGAAAGAAAAGGTTCATTGTGCCATTCATATATTAGCAAAAAGAAGTTGGGTTCAAATTAAGGCAACACACACCTGGCCTATCTCACTATCTCCATCAGTTACTAAAACTGCATCCCTGGCTTCTTCCACTTCTGTGTTTCGAATGGATAATTCATGAATCAGCAatctttcaaaatttaaaagcaaTATAGAGATAAACAGCCATGAATTGCTATTTATAGAACTACCTGATTGATCATCATCTTCAAAAGTGGATTCATCTTTAGAGAAGGGATCAGGTGCCCCATACCATTTCCTTAATTTGGGACCTCCTATACAAACACGCACGTAGACAATTTAAAGTTGAGAATTCGAGCAAATTTTTCACCACATACAAACATGCAGGCAAGCAAGTTCGTGGAATATCCTATCTAGGTGCGACCATagtgttggaaaaaaaaaatttgatagtgAAAAAATTACTTTTGCTACAATGCAATactaatctttaaaaaataatctagTAAGATAAGAACAAGGGGAAAGAAAGATCTCAGAATACTATAGAATCACATCCAAAATAATTCCACAAAGATAGATAAAGGCAGAAAGGAACTCATTCCTAACCAAAGCAGCACTCAAGGAAAAAGACAACACACCAACATATTGCTAGAATGgaaattttttcacaacttgttaAAAGTGGAAAGTTGTAATTAGAGTAATATCATTTTAACACAGTCCACTACTCATGAAGCATTGACACCATTTTAATatacaccaaaaccaaaattattttcctAATCTCCAAATTAGGCCCATCAAAAGTAAGTCCATAAAGATAGATAAAGGCATAAATAAACTCATTCATAATCAACAacataccaaaatatatatcatattgtTCAACAATACCATATTATCAACCCAGTGGGGTTACTTGGAGTTGGATACATGCTTAAAAGATTAGTTGGGTCATTGGGTGTttagtacttaaaaaaaaaaaaaaaaaaaaaaacacacagcACAGTACTAAGACCATGGTGCATGATCCAGAGTACATAATACCTTCTATATAGTCAAGAATTTGATCAGTAAAACTGAGTTTCTTCTTGGCAGAGCAGAGAATGAGAGCACGCTTTTCGATGTTCGATTTGAAACAAGGGTGTTGCGGTGTTTTGCATTGTGTTTGAGAATgggaaaatagagagagaaagagagttgaaGGAGGAGAAGTAGTAGTAGAAGTACCCGCCATTGATAGAACCACTACGTTTCTCTCATCCAACCGTTTTTCATTCCCTCCCGCTAAAACAAAAGATAACATAAATAAAGATAAGACTTGCTTCAATTCCATTTTTGCCACTACCACCAcaacttttttacttatttatcataccatttttttagttaaaagagagagagagagagagattatgtaattttttatttttaaaaaaatagacaGTAAACCTTCATTcttaaaaaggtaaaaataaattaaagagggcattacatcttcttttatatatatatatatatatataatttttttttttaaattattatcaaGAGATTTATATTTCAACTAATATCTAttaataatttcaacaaaaatatttatggtttaaatttttcatctttattttatctatcaaattaccaaataagaaaaaagaaagtttttttttttgggtaaaagaaaaaaccacagTCCATAAGTCCCTAATAAGCTAAGGGTACATTTTGGTACATTGCAATGGTCATTACATTGTAATAGAAATAAGCACTACAAGGAATAGGTGGAGCTATAATGGAATAATTGTTCTTATTCAATCGTTTGGTGAAAGCTTATGATAAAGTGTGGAATGCCGTTATGTTtagtcaaatttcctaaaatgctcatttttaaaaaatatttattttatttagacaTTTTATGAGTACGgcttaatattcttttttttatcatttatatataaataaaaatatatataattaatattattgttcTAATGTAGTAGCAATTTTTcatgttaaaaacattaaactaaaatagtaaaaaaaaaaagaacatggtCGCAGGAGAGATAGAGAGTGCTTTGCTGGAAATTGTTCTTTGCAATTGTTCtcgtagtagtagtagtagtagtattattattattattattatttggttttAAAAGGCGAATTGAAAGAAATTCAAACTCATCCAGTAGCTTTTGTCAGAAGAActacaaaaaagtaatcttagtgttagtttcaaatttgaaccaataacaactaactacctgtgatttgttgtaaaaatgttgtagacgaagcatctctctaaattttatcttgaagcaaaggaaaaaataaatattcatgagagagagagagatattaatAACAAAGAATAATAGAGCATTAatatttttgggtattttgggatatatatacatatatatatatagctattaAAGAGGTTAATGAATAATTATTACAGTCATCTTaataaagaatagttattcttaaggaataactatttattgtaatagaaatacaaccaaacaatTGAATAGGTATTCCTAGGTattaactattacattacaagGTCTATTACAATATATCAAACGAGCCTTAAGTAAACAACCTTTACATGGAATATAAGGAGTATAAAATAGTACTAGTGGAAGAACTAAAACCCATGCCCGGGCATGTTGCCCAAACCCTTACCACTAGGCTAACCTACATAttgataattaaaatatatatatatatatgtagagtTATAGTAAAAAGAAGTATTATGTCCatgatatttttataacaaatcataagtggtaagttgttattagttataatttgaatctatcattgaaattatttttttgtctatcaATATTTTTGTGGGTGCTTTTTTtcttagcacacaggcccaagtagaaacaaggatcctGTGCCCTTTACTTGTTGTTTTAGTGGACTGGGTTTGGTTCACCACAGTtaaatgggggctgattacAAACTAAGTTGTGTTCAAGTCACATAAAACTCCTCAAGACAAAATGCAATTCCtcctaaacaataaaataccattataagtattttagtgtcataaaatgacattttactcttacgaaacaaataaaataattattcataatattcacaatgagaaagagattgaaataaaGTATTTGAGGTTTATCTTTTATTgtgtaaacatttaaaaaagttccttcacttggtaccccgaGCGTACTGTCGTGGTTCCCAGGGATactaggcctgtaagaacccagaatacTGATTCTCTGAACTACAcgatctttctccatgcttatTATGCAATGAAGTTTTGTCATTTCCCTTACTTCTATAGGTCTTATATAAGAATACACTATACAATACacatcttcaaataattgttagtttcttatattagaatatacattttaatacatatacatatatgtaaatgaatttcatgagaatgattcagccacgaggatcctggccccaattctcacagacttagtgcttttgcacaagacttgtgggatttggaactcaagttcaaATGGCTTTGCTTGGGTATTGCCTTCCAAAATAGTtaggtgaaaaaaaattttgtgagagagagtgatatCTGATGTGCGCATGTTTTGGCATATGTTTCTTTAGAGGCTAAGTGTGTCCAAGGCCCAAGTTGAAGTGAGAACCTCGATAAAAAGACTTAGCTTTTGGCTGAGTAAAAGCAAAACTAACAAAtaagaatatatgtattaaaTAACAAGAAAACAGCAAAGGAAAACAATGtaataaagaaaacacacaaaataacTGTTAAGaatcctcaaatcaatatgatatatttcattatttttcttaattgtggatcacaatgtgctcactaagacgtgttacaaggtccaaataagttcaaaaattacaaacttagATGGCTATttaagcctctaagacttgcaaagtaaatccctttgaatccaagtatgttttATAATGGCTGTTTTTGAGATACTAGGCGATATTTCcctactttctttgagtttttgacagaGTTTTCTCCATGATTCTGTTGTGATTTTCTATTACTGAATCCCCCTTCAATGTTGTTTGCTTTCCCCTTTTATAGTATCATTTTAGGGTTCGAGGTACCATTGATTCCCCTATTTTGGCTCCCTTGGTACCAGAGCCCCTGTTATGCTAGCCATTATATCGGCTgattctttctctgtttctcatAGTTTTCCTCTTTTAGTCCTGTTTTCCTAAAAGccacttgctgactttccattccagGGTGTCCTTGGAGAGCTAACCTTCACCCTCTCTTCTTTTAAGGCTTCTTACCTTTTAGACTCAACTTTTTGGCTATCTTTCTTactgtcatttttcccaagtgagcGGAATCCATTCCTGTTATGTTGGAGGTTTTCCCAACTACTTCCCCTTATAGTTTTTCATTTTGGGTTCCCCGAGGTACCATTCTTTTATTCATGAATTGTCACTATCCAAGCTTTCTAATTCTTTGCTGTATCACTGGGTGCTTGAGAAGGACAAatttgttcttcatttcttgtatttcataGTATCCCTTTTAAGCTATCTCAATCCCACTTTAGCTGTGCTGCATATCCTGAGAATCTcgagcctctgggtatcccgacCCAATTCTTTTACTGGATTTTTAATGGcctttttgctggaaatttGAACATAAATAGGGCCTTGAGGTTGATTCTTCTTAGCTTCATGAATTGGACATTCTTTTGTTAAGACCCATGgcctttctttacttttcatggaattagctttcttgtgaaattttggtaCTTAACAATATTCAATAACAATCCTTAATAACttctacttaaaatttgttgtgaaagtactgtaaaaattttataaacatgtcatttttctataataaaatattaatgacTTTACATTAAGCTAAAaacaatcatttaaaaaaaaaaaaagaagctaaaaaaaaaaatttgttttccatTTCTCATTTTCAAAGGGTGTAATCCAACACAgaaatttgagtttaatttCCAAAACTCAACTATTTATTAGGCATTGTTGATTAATCATGTATTTTGCAAATCCGATTGGAACCTTAAAATGTATAgaatcacaaaaagaaaaaaaaaaaagaaaaaaaaaaaaaaagcaaaataagaGACTTCTAATCACTACCGTTAAAAAAATCAACCCTCAGCCACTGACCGTCCGATCATAATTCCTTAGTACTACTAATACAACACAAAACCGAAACTCTTATCACTTtctatctctttcatttttagggtttctctcaaaaaaaccaaaacggcaaaacccacaaaacacAAAGAACCCTTTTTTTCGAtccattttctctcaaaaacaacaacaacaacaacaacatggCGACTCAAATGAGCAAAAAACGAAAGGTACGAAAAATTTtctatcttcttcctttttttttttcctgcgtTTTCTCGGCTTCCAAACATACTGTTATTTTGTTAATTGTTGTTACTAATTGAAGATTTATTGGTTTTTGAATAATCATGATAGTTTGTAGCTGATGGAGTGTTCTACGCGGAGCTGAATGAGGTGTTGACGAGAGAGCTGGCGGAGGATGGCTACTCCGGCGTCGAAGTTAGGGTTACGCCCATGCGGACTGAGATTATTATCAGAGCCACTCGTACTCAGAACGTTCTCGGTAAAGTAAACTTCTGGTCCTGTTTGTTTCCCGAGAAAGTGTGGGAAAGTAcgagtatttaattttttgcactTGAGGTTAAATTGTCATAGCTTATAGATCTGTTTGGTTGTTTAGAATCTCAAagctgattttgttttgttttgtttcactaatttgtgtttggttcccGAGAAAGTGTGGGAAAGTAATaggaaatttgtttttttttgaacatttctTGGGAACTAGAGGTTAAATTGTCATAGATCTATTTGGTTGGTTGGTTAGGAAACATTTGAAAAGATTTACGGATTTCAAAGATGTAATTTTTAGTCTCTTTTTTAAgctgaattttttaaaattttagctaTTGAGGAGTGAGCACTGAGAATAttaaaagaattagaaaaaaaagagtgggaATCAATGAGCTTAATGCAGGAAATGGTGGTGAATGAGGAGTCTGGTGTAATGTAATTGTTTGGCTTCAATGGGTGACTGTACAATTTTTAGAAATGGAAGAATAATGAAAATGGTCTAGGGTTCTGTGGTTTTGTTTGAtgagaaaatgtgaagaaaGCAAAGTAATCAACATTTTGTGTGGTGATGAGAGTTATTTGATTGATGTAACTAATACTATGTTTTACTCAATTAGGTGAACTATGAAATTTCTGCTCATTGACTTGTGTTCTTTGTTTCCAAGAAACATATGACAATTCTGTGTGCCCATAAGCTGCATCTGGTTGTGGAGAAATTTGAAGGGGAAGATTGTACTTTGGTGTAGTTTTAGACATGGGGTTGATTTCTATCTGGGTAGTAGTTTGGAAGTTAAATTTTCTGATTGTGCTTCTAATTGATGGGCTTAGGTGAGAAGGGAAGAAGAATTAGGGAACTCACATCTCTTGTTCAAAAACGTTTCAAGTTTCCCGAGAACAGTGTTGAGCTTTATGCTGAGAAAGTGAACAACAGAGGGCTCTGTGCCATTGCTCAGGCAGAGTCTCTGCGTTACAAGCTTCTAGGAGGGCTTGCTGTCCGGAGGTATATCTTCTACTTAGTGAAATTGCATTTTAGCATGTTCATTGAGTTGCCATATTGGTTCTttgtttttgagattttatagaatattttttttttgataaataataaagatatatattcaagaacactaccttatgcagaaaaacataagGCAGAGAGAAAATTACAGAGGGAAAAGgtaaagaagaaaggaaaaaggaaggaaaatatCCTAATTACACACGAGAGAGCTAAGGAACatagggagagaatcactagaggtgagttCCCAAGCCCTAGACCATTCAAACATAGAGCCATTGAAAGAAGCCAATAGCTGGTCATCCGAACTATAAGAATCATGATTTGCCAAACTATGCTTTAGAAATGTCTCCCTTGTGGTTAGCATTGATTATACTGATATGCTACTCCATTTCCCAAAAATGATGGGTTAAGAGGGTCCCTGAAAAatgcttacatttaatatttgGAGTTTTGTTCTTTGAACTGTTCTTTAGTTCTTGGAGTTCGGGAACTCCTAAATTTTGAAGTCTCTGAACTTCAGGGCATCTTTGCCTCTTGGATCAGTGTaactctgtctctctctctctctctctctctctctctctctctctctctctttgttgcACACGTGCACATACTTGCATCTGCCCTGACTATTATATGTATATGAAGTTTTGAAAAAAGTCAGAGTGGCTCAGAAGTATTTAATCTTGAACTTATAGTGAGATCCAGCTGAGAAGTCTTCTTTATAGCTACTTATCAGAAAAGAGTTCTTTACAGCTGTCACTGGgataaattggaaaaaaaaagggattggGTTATGATGGTTTATGCATTCATGTACTGCTTGGCAAAATACACAAACATATTATTGCATTATTGACAATGCACAAACATACGTAGCcattttgctttgtttcttagATTTTATAGAATGTTTGTAATAGAATTATGATTTGCTGAACAATGCTTCACAGAATGTCTGCCTTGTGGTTAGCATTGATTATATTGATATACTTCTCCctttcccaaaaataatgggtttAGAGGATCCTTCAACAatgcttacatttaatattggGAGTTTTGTTAGTCTCTTTGAACTGTTCTTTAGTTCTTGGAGTTCGGGAACTCCTAAATAGTATTCTCTGAACTTCATCTATTGCCTCATGAACTAGtgtggttctctctctctctctctctcacgcgtgcacacacacacacacacacacacacacacacacactgacATGTACAACTTCATTCTCTCATGGTTTAGGTGAAActtgtaaaaaaatagaataaagagGTATTGAGGAAGCTCAAGACTGCTCAGCAGTATCTAAACTGTTGAATATCAATTTAGCATGTTCATTGAGTTGCCATTTTGCTTCTTTGTTTCTGAGATTTTATAGAATATTTCTTATAGAAGAATCATGATTTGCCAAAAAAGGCTTCACCTAATGTCCCCCTTGTGGTTAGCATTGATTGTACTGATATATTCCCTTTCCCAAAACTATTTGGTTAAGAGGATCCCTCAAGAATGCTTACATTTAAAATTTGGAGTTTTGTTAGTCTCTTTGAACTGTTCTTTAGTTCTTGGAGTTCGGGAACTCCTAAATTGTATTGTCTCTGAACTTCAGGGTATCTATTGCCTCCTGAATTAgtgtgactctctctctctctctcctgtgTGCTGTCACACACACTGACATGTAAGCATGCATTCTCTCATGGTTTAGGTGAAACctgtaaaaaaatacaataaaagtGGTATTTAAACCTTTGAATATCAATTTAGCATGTTCATTGAGTTGCCATTTTGCTTCTTTGTTTCTGAGATTTTATAGAATATTTCCTATAGAAGAATCATGATTTACCAAACAAGGCTTCACCTAATGTCTCCACTTGTGGTTAGCATTGATTAGTGATATACTCCCTTTCCCAAAATAATTGGTTAAGAGGATCCCTCAACAATGCTTACATTTAAAATTTGGAGTTTTGTTAGTCTTTTTGAACTGTTCTTTAGTTCTTGGAGTTCGGgaactcctaaattttagtgtATCTGAATTCGAactgatcaaaaaaaaaaaaaatttagtgtagCTGAATTTGATTCCATCTATTTCTTCATGAATCAGTGTGACTCTCTCTCTGTGTGGCAGTTACACAGATGTGTATGTGTCCTATTTTATGTATAGAATTTGTAATGAAATGTTGGAAAAGGTGAAAGCAGCTCAGAAGTATTAAAACCTTAAACTTATAGTGAGAAAACCAGCCGGGAAGTCTTCTATACAGCTATCACTGGGACAAATCAGgattggcaaaaaaaaaaaaatctgcatatGATGGTTTCGGCATTCATGTTTTGGCAAAATGCATGTTCACATTATTGAGCTATCCACACATGCACAGTATATATAATCGTCCTATCAGTTTGTTATCATCTTTATTTTTATCCATGTCCAGTGATAATTTTTAAAGATGTCTTAGGACTAATATTTGTTGTAGATTTAtgctgtattttttttccttttggtttttACACTTGAATTGAATCGGCTTCAACCTCCTTGTTTTTAGGGCTTGCTATGGTGTTCTTAGATTCGTTATGGAGAGTGGTGCAAAAG encodes:
- the LOC115992762 gene encoding uncharacterized protein LOC115992762 isoform X1 translates to MAGTSTTTSPPSTLFLSLFSHSQTQCKTPQHPCFKSNIEKRALILCSAKKKLSFTDQILDYIEGGPKLRKWYGAPDPFSKDESTFEDDDQSEVEEARDAVLVTDGDSEIGQMVILSLIVKRTRVKALVKDKQAALEAFGTYVESMVGDASDKKFLKKALRGVRTIICPNEGFLSNVEGLKGVQHVVLLSQLSAYRGSGGIQALMKSNARKLAEQDESLLMASGIPYTIVRAGLLQSTPGGQQGFSFEEGSAARGNLSKEDAAFICVQALDAVPQRGFIFEVVNGDEKISDWQECMARLMEKAGQQLQ
- the LOC115992762 gene encoding uncharacterized protein LOC115992762 isoform X2, which codes for MAGTSTTTSPPSTLFLSLFSHSQTQCKTPQHPCFKSNIEKRALILCSAKKKLSFTDQILDYIEGGPKLRKWYGAPDPFSKDESTFEDDDQSEVEEARDAVLVTDGDSEIGQMVILSLIVKRTRVKALVKDKQAALEAFGTYVESMVGDASDKKFLKKALRGVRTIICPNEGFLSNVEGLKGVQHVVLLSQLSAYRGSGGIQALMKSNARKLAEQDESLLMASGIPYTIVRAGLLQSTPGGQQGFSFEEMIIEKHKSNYHFLCIRFLRLFAHKSSNNGANSTHY
- the LOC115992762 gene encoding uncharacterized protein LOC115992762 isoform X3; protein product: MAGTSTTTSPPSTLFLSLFSHSQTQCKTPQHPCFKSNIEKRALILCSAKKKLSFTDQILDYIEGGPKLRKWYGAPDPFSKDESTFEDDDQSEVEEARDAVLVTDGDSEIGQMVILSLIVKRTRVKALVKDKQAALEAFGTYVESMVGDASDKKFLKKALRGVRTIICPNEGFLSNVEGLKGVQHVVLLSQLSAYRGSGGIQALMKSNARKLAEQDESLLMASGIPYTIVRAGLLQSTPGGQQGFSFEEVLLFSFYHE
- the LOC115992763 gene encoding 40S ribosomal protein S3-2-like, which translates into the protein MATQMSKKRKFVADGVFYAELNEVLTRELAEDGYSGVEVRVTPMRTEIIIRATRTQNVLGEKGRRIRELTSLVQKRFKFPENSVELYAEKVNNRGLCAIAQAESLRYKLLGGLAVRRACYGVLRFVMESGAKGCEVIVSGKLRAQRAKAMKFKDGYMISSGQPVNEYIDSAVRHVLLRQGVLGIKVKIMLDWDPKGKVGPITPLPDLVTIHSPKEEEEYNFTPALAASNIEIAAV